ATGATATCCTCCTGAGGGAAAAAGTCAGAATGCCAGTCATGAACTTCGCGTAAATGCTTATATGTCCACAGGTGAGTTTGACCAGAACATGTAAACCGCAAAAGGCTACACCTTGCCATATTTATACAGTGGAGAGACTGTGCACTTCTCAAAGCGCCTTTCTCCAGGCATTGTTCATGCGAAAAGCAAGGCAACATCTTAGTGACTCTCTGCATTTACGTTTGGGAGCGCACAAGGCGACTTTGGACAGGGGGAGTTGTCGTGTAGTTTTCTAATGTGCTTTTTCAGGTCAAAGTTCCTGCAGAAGCCTTTGCCGCATGTGGGGCAGGTAAATGGTTTcttgtcgttgtgtgtgtgcatatggaaCGTCAGGTTGTACACTTGATGGAAAGCTTTGTTGCAGATATTGCACTTGAACTGTTTCTCGCCGCTATGCGTCAACTTGTGGTTCTTGTAGTTGCCTTCAGAATAAAAAGTGGGTGTCATTCTCCACAGTGAAAACTGAATGCGAGTTAGCCACTATGAAACATTTGTTAAATGCACTGGGAACATAGCgaagctataaaaaaaaaaaaacattgatctgtgttgtaatttgtaatttgtgaaacagactgttcctcaccTTTTTGGTGGAAGCCTTTACCACAGAATTCGCAGATGAAAGGCTTGTAACCTGCGTGaatccgtgagtgtgtgttgagagttgAACTTCGGTTGAAGGCTTTTCCGCACTGGTTACACTTATGTGGTTTTTCCTGcaatttacatttaatttaagtTCACTAGATGCAACCACAAATAATACATAATAGTTCTTAGAAATACATAGGGCTGTTTTATGTCGCTTATAGGCATATTGTAGATACAAAACAATCTAGTAAAACCCCCATAAAATGCACATAATTAATGCACATTCAATGAATGAATAGTTAGGGTGTTTctgaaataacaataataaaactaGTGCTAATAATAATGCTAACAGCCACGACGACAGCATCAACAATAATACTATTAATACTAAAGGTGATGATGGTGACgacgataataataataataataataataacaataacaataatagttTATTGAAATCTCCTACTGTTGCAATCATGTGGGCTACATATTTGCCCTTACCTGAGTATGGATAATTTTGTGGCGACAGAGCGTGCTGGCTTGACGGAATCCTTTGCCACACACCTTGCATACAAACGGCCTGGCCCCCGTGTGCACAGGCATGTGGCGGGTCAGATTATAGTGAGCATTGAACAcctgcaaaaataaataaataaataaatggtaaaTATTTGAAATGGCCTAAGCATTTGAAGACAATGGATAATAAGAACGAGGTCTTACCTTGCCACATACTTCACACGTAAACACTTTGGGCTTGCTCTGTGGAGCGCCGTGGAGTTTTGTGGAGGTTTTAAATAGTTTCTCCGTCAGAATCTGGGCACTTTCTTTCATGTATTGGTGCAGCTGAGTTTGCGAGAGGTCTTTGAAAGCCACTCCAGACTGGTACCTGTCGGCACTGTGGCTTGCCTTGGTCTTCTCCGAGAGGCATGCTTTCTGACGACCTTGCAGAGGAGAGTTGAAAAAGTAAGAGGCCATCGGGTGGATATTTACTATGCCCGCTGGAGGTGGGCACGAACTCTCGCCACAGTTCAGGTAGCATACAGCCCCCATCGCGTGGAAAGAAGCCTGATTCACCACGCGCGGCCGGAAAAGTTTATATTGTCCCACGGTCGGGGTCACGTCCGAATGCTCATTCTTATAATTCACACCTATGCTCACCAAATCGTTTGAGTTGCATGAGGAAACATCGAAGTGGTTTGCATCTAGTCCGTTGATATGAAGTTTGTGCCCCGGTTCGTATGTAAGTGGCACGAAGGGTATCATACAGTGCAGTGAGGATGGATTCACGCTGAGCGTTTGCTTTGGGTCCGCTTTCCCCCCGGGAGCATGGAACACGTTGGGGAGCTGTATTGACTTTGGTTCAGGTGTCCTGGCCATAATCCTTTCGATTGAGAAAGCGAGTGGCTTGGCCGTGGCGATCATGTTTCCTCCCGCAGTTAAGCTTCCAGAAGCCGATGGTGAGCCGAATAATCCCGCTGAGTGGTACAGCGCACTGTTCATGACTCTCCCGCAACACCTATGTTGTATGGCTTGATACGGTGTTGCTGCGCGGATAAATCTGATTCCCCTTACTGACCCGCAAGAGAGGTCATTATCGGCCGCTGTCTGCTTGGCTTGAAGCGAAAGTCTGTCCGCCGCTCCGTTCCACGCTGAGGACGTGACAAGTGGAACTTATCAGCCTGGCACTCAATAAACCCTTTACGGTCAATAACGCAGTCTGCACCTAGCCAATCGTTACTTTCCAAGCGGGTTGATAAAGTGGATTATTCTCTATTTAGATCAATCAGCGGAGACAACTTTCCCACTGGTCTTGGTCCTCAGCCCCAATGGGTGACTGCAATTCACCCGCGTCTTGAAGGAGGTGCTTCTTAGAAGCGGGCGTCTTGTTCAAATGGCAAGTCGTTTGGCAAATCTCAGGTCCCCTTGCGGCTTTGTGTGACATCATTTTAAGTCGCTTAAGATGACAGGCGCTCAATTGGGTCAGCGGACGGTCGATGTTTGTCAACATTTGACATGTCAGGATTCGACGAATTATTTCGCGCAATGCGCTAGGGTCTTTTTGCAGAGGTTAAAAAACATCAAGAATGTGCTTCCTTGTTTTTGTTGAAAATTGATTAGTATTCAACCGAGTAGTAGTAGGCCTATATTATGGTAAGGCTGTGTTTgacaaaacaaaccacagaTACGCTATAAAagcatatttttctttttaagtaCAGATGCGCCCCATAAACTGACCAGACCAGCGAAATCAGGTAAATCTGTCGTGCGGTTATTTTTCCTGAGAATTATTTTACAGGAAGCCTGACACTGAATAACTATTAATCTCGCGCTTTCAGGCAAGGGGCATGGAACTGAAGCAGTAAAGTCTAGTTGATATTTAATATGTGGGTTTCGATACCTTAATAAATTAACagctttttccctttttttgttaAACAAATCCACCGGGGAATCTGGGCTATGCTCTCTCAGCTAGAGCTCTCCTCAGATAAACAGCTGAATCCACAAGGACTGAATTCTACCAGAAGGCATCGCCTCTTCTCTGCGCGTAAACGCCAgtaagtgtttggtgtgtgtgagagatgacaTTGACAGTGATGCGATGTGTTGCATTCCGCCGCCAtcacgagagggagagagcggaaTAGTAGCCATCGAGGGCAGAATTTGCGCAAATATGACTTTGATTAGGCCTATTTCTTAGAACGTTGACAAACAAAATAACCAAACCCAACTTATGTATTTGAAATGATTATACTGTAATTGAAACAGTGTAGCCTATAAATGAAGAAAATCACGACCTTATTCATTGGCTATTTAAAAATAGATAGATTGCATAGATTGAGGGCCTTTATCATATAGCTAATAGGTCTAAAACATTTAGTCTTCAATtttaaacgactttaacttcgaTGGAACACTTTATGATATtactattattgttgttgttgttgttgttattttgtttaattcatCATTTTTACAATGTTTAATTTTAACTTGCTTATGCCAATTtaacaacacaaatgtattttaaagtatgtaaatgtatacgtAAATGTTTCTTAAATAGAAAATACGACAAGTACATATATCTTAGTTCATAGTCTACGTTCTGCTGCCCATCATTTCAAAGAAATAACTTTAAACAATTAATGTTGAGGTCGTTAGGCTTATTTAATACAATCTTAATTTACATTCAGTAAAATAGCCTATATGGAGCCTTTTGGGGGTCTTGTTATTACATGAAAAATAGTATACAAAAATGGGACAACTTACAAGCCTACATTTCGAAGACTCTGACACAGGAGTGAGAAATCTCCATTTATAAA
Above is a genomic segment from Clupea harengus chromosome 3, Ch_v2.0.2, whole genome shotgun sequence containing:
- the fezf1 gene encoding fez family zinc finger protein 1, translating into MNSALYHSAGLFGSPSASGSLTAGGNMIATAKPLAFSIERIMARTPEPKSIQLPNVFHAPGGKADPKQTLSVNPSSLHCMIPFVPLTYEPGHKLHINGLDANHFDVSSCNSNDLVSIGVNYKNEHSDVTPTVGQYKLFRPRVVNQASFHAMGAVCYLNCGESSCPPPAGIVNIHPMASYFFNSPLQGRQKACLSEKTKASHSADRYQSGVAFKDLSQTQLHQYMKESAQILTEKLFKTSTKLHGAPQSKPKVFTCEVCGKVFNAHYNLTRHMPVHTGARPFVCKVCGKGFRQASTLCRHKIIHTQEKPHKCNQCGKAFNRSSTLNTHSRIHAGYKPFICEFCGKGFHQKGNYKNHKLTHSGEKQFKCNICNKAFHQVYNLTFHMHTHNDKKPFTCPTCGKGFCRNFDLKKHIRKLHDNSPCPKSPCALPNVNAESH